A DNA window from Thermococcus sp. 4557 contains the following coding sequences:
- the prf1 gene encoding peptide chain release factor aRF-1, producing MSHKSAEMYELKKKVEELKGYRGRATELVSLYVPAGYDLNKVMQQLREEYGTAQNIKSKSTRKNVLGALERAMQHLKLYRKTPETGLALFVGNVSEQEGVSDIKLWAIIPPEPLKVRLYRCDQTFITEPLEEMLRVKDAYGLITVEKNEATIGVLRGKRIDVIDELTSNVPGKTRAGGQSARRYERIREQETHEFMKRIAEHANKAFLPLLEKGELRGIIIGGPGPTKEDFIDGEYLHHELRKKIIGVVDISYSGAYGLKELVEKASDILKDHEAIKERHLIQNFFRHLVKDTGMITYGENEVRKALELGAVDTLLISEGYDRVRVRVKCNSCGWEELKTMSESEFHVYKKKLTHCPKCGSQNLSFEKWDVAEELIKMAEEAGSEVEVISLDTEEGQQFYKAFGGIAAFLRYKIQ from the coding sequence ATGTCTCACAAGTCAGCCGAGATGTATGAACTCAAAAAGAAGGTCGAGGAGCTGAAGGGTTATCGAGGTCGGGCCACCGAACTGGTGAGCCTCTATGTTCCGGCCGGATACGACCTGAACAAGGTCATGCAGCAGCTGAGGGAGGAGTACGGAACGGCTCAGAACATCAAGAGCAAGTCAACCCGAAAGAACGTCCTTGGTGCCCTTGAGAGGGCAATGCAGCACCTCAAGCTCTACCGTAAGACCCCCGAGACCGGTCTGGCCCTCTTCGTCGGAAACGTCAGCGAGCAGGAGGGCGTCAGCGACATAAAGCTCTGGGCGATAATCCCGCCGGAACCGCTTAAGGTCAGGCTCTACCGATGCGACCAGACTTTCATCACCGAGCCGCTGGAGGAGATGCTCCGCGTCAAGGACGCCTACGGCCTCATAACCGTTGAGAAGAACGAGGCCACCATCGGAGTTCTCCGCGGAAAGCGCATTGACGTCATAGACGAGCTGACCTCCAACGTCCCGGGCAAGACGAGGGCAGGTGGTCAGTCGGCCAGGCGTTACGAGCGCATCCGTGAGCAGGAGACCCACGAGTTCATGAAGCGCATCGCAGAACACGCCAACAAGGCCTTCCTCCCCCTCCTCGAGAAGGGCGAGCTGAGGGGCATCATCATAGGCGGCCCCGGACCGACCAAGGAGGACTTCATAGACGGCGAGTACCTCCACCACGAGCTCAGGAAGAAGATAATCGGCGTCGTTGACATCAGCTACAGCGGAGCCTACGGCCTCAAGGAGCTCGTCGAGAAGGCCAGCGACATCCTGAAGGACCACGAGGCCATAAAGGAGCGCCACCTCATACAGAACTTCTTCAGGCACCTCGTCAAGGACACCGGAATGATAACGTACGGTGAGAACGAAGTCAGGAAGGCCCTCGAACTCGGCGCCGTCGATACGCTCCTCATCAGCGAGGGCTACGACAGGGTCAGGGTCAGGGTCAAGTGCAACAGCTGCGGCTGGGAAGAGCTCAAGACCATGAGCGAGTCCGAGTTCCACGTTTACAAGAAAAAGCTGACCCACTGCCCCAAGTGCGGCAGTCAGAACCTCAGCTTCGAGAAGTGGGACGTCGCGGAGGAGCTAATAAAAATGGCGGAGGAAGCCGGCTCCGAGGTGGAGGTCATCTCCCTCGACACCGAGGAGGGCCAGCAGTTCTACAAGGCCTTCGGCGGAATAGCGGCGTTCCTGAGGTACAAGATTCAGTGA
- a CDS encoding site-2 protease family protein — protein MSRGIYECVRCGHREVVDSSEPVLEKSCPACGGDMVLVGFEAGIPGATNEPPVSSRVPIHTVHPAALPPAVEAKLSEFYVIEPRGVEGNVFTFEVREILEGDFERVLRELEELGYWAALKRRGGKVLLYVFPAGEVKEDNRWLPWVFLIATIFTTFLAGYWLSLSYISLLDEYGLPGIRNPYVNALAFSISVMAILGTHELGHKIAAAYHGVRATMPYFIPFPSMLGTMGAVIRVKSPLPTRDAAIDLGVSGPIAGFLVAIPVSIIGLKLSVPIPISMVPPTEGGITFGENLFFMFIEKYVVTFPETSGVFLHPIAIAGWVGILVTFLNLIPAAQLDGGHIARAFLGERTHRYLTTAVGLVLIGMSFLWVGWLIWGILVLMMGAMGNPGALDEVSPISKKRIALALAALVLFILSATPAPISATG, from the coding sequence ATGTCGAGGGGAATTTACGAGTGCGTCAGGTGCGGCCACAGGGAGGTCGTCGATTCCAGCGAGCCGGTTCTGGAGAAAAGCTGCCCCGCATGCGGCGGAGACATGGTTCTGGTGGGCTTTGAGGCAGGAATCCCCGGAGCCACGAACGAACCACCAGTCTCTTCGCGCGTTCCTATCCACACCGTTCATCCCGCGGCACTTCCGCCTGCCGTGGAGGCAAAGCTGAGTGAGTTCTACGTCATCGAGCCCCGCGGGGTCGAGGGCAACGTCTTCACATTTGAGGTCAGGGAGATTCTGGAGGGGGACTTTGAAAGGGTCCTGAGGGAGCTCGAGGAGCTCGGCTACTGGGCGGCCCTCAAGAGGCGCGGGGGGAAGGTTCTCCTCTACGTCTTCCCCGCCGGAGAGGTCAAGGAGGACAACCGCTGGCTCCCCTGGGTCTTCCTAATCGCGACGATATTCACCACGTTCCTCGCAGGGTACTGGCTCTCCCTGAGCTACATCTCCCTCCTCGACGAATACGGCCTGCCGGGGATAAGAAACCCCTACGTCAACGCGCTGGCATTTTCAATAAGCGTCATGGCGATACTCGGAACCCACGAGCTGGGTCACAAGATAGCTGCGGCATACCACGGCGTCCGCGCCACGATGCCCTACTTCATCCCGTTCCCCAGCATGCTCGGAACGATGGGCGCTGTGATAAGGGTGAAATCCCCCCTGCCAACGAGGGACGCCGCCATCGACCTCGGCGTGAGCGGCCCGATAGCGGGTTTTCTCGTTGCCATCCCCGTCAGCATAATAGGACTAAAGCTGTCGGTTCCGATTCCCATCAGCATGGTACCCCCAACGGAAGGGGGAATAACCTTCGGCGAGAACCTCTTTTTCATGTTCATAGAGAAGTACGTGGTGACGTTCCCTGAGACCAGCGGCGTGTTCCTCCATCCGATCGCCATAGCGGGATGGGTCGGAATACTGGTAACCTTCCTGAACCTCATCCCCGCTGCCCAGCTCGACGGGGGCCACATAGCGAGGGCGTTCCTGGGCGAGAGAACGCACCGCTACCTGACCACGGCCGTTGGGCTCGTGCTCATAGGCATGAGCTTCCTCTGGGTGGGATGGCTGATATGGGGAATCCTCGTCCTCATGATGGGGGCCATGGGCAACCCCGGCGCCCTTGACGAGGTGTCCCCGATATCGAAGAAGAGAATCGCCCTGGCGCTGGCGGCGCTGGTGCTCTTCATACTGTCAGCAACCCCTGCCCCGATAAGCGCTACCGGCTGA
- a CDS encoding class III signal peptide-containing protein codes for MKRKAQGAVEYLFMIAIAIVMIFVFVRKFFDPRFGTIHKTGELQNTIESEISEDIESAMNGQNG; via the coding sequence ATGAAAAGAAAAGCTCAGGGGGCAGTGGAGTACCTTTTTATGATAGCCATAGCTATCGTCATGATATTCGTGTTCGTACGCAAGTTCTTTGACCCTCGCTTCGGCACCATTCATAAGACCGGGGAGCTTCAAAACACTATTGAAAGCGAAATATCCGAGGACATAGAGAGCGCTATGAACGGACAGAACGGGTGA
- a CDS encoding DUF2079 domain-containing protein: MRDINNKYVTYLNVIVMIYVVVASLYSVLRHYMYLSSGYDLGIFMQSLWTTAERMGLLFNTGEWQDIGTYSHFGVHNSPVLLILVPIYKVLPYAETLLIIQPIALGFGAVMLFKFARFVLDDRKAFYIAVMYIVNPFIHGINRFDFHPVSLAVPFIFLIPYYYEKKEHAKLFLVSLVILSVKEDAGLILISLGLMFILRRHKFTDLLRIKNWKHIVKNDPYSALLALMGFLWILFSLLVIIPHYNGGEYPYLSDGKLKRYGSRIYISNVIVYFTVAILSTGFLSILNVNTFLASLPLWFELLPSTKPEMLILGYQYPYMLIPMLFILSVYNLKDVKSFRLNIGFSTNNREKRYNFEITLKKIVAMTIVVTLIFSPMFHVVDVSPYVRGKSFYELGALYREWGPYFNVLDNIVMQLSETDCIVTTQNMVFPHLANRVHTYYIVTPFESVYVPNGSVVLVVRSLPDYNITMEYFHNYTALHNVSYTLLDANAIMLSCYNKTGDNYTKFINCIDNKVETVIHQCSGDMR, translated from the coding sequence ATGAGGGATATTAATAACAAATACGTTACGTATTTAAACGTCATCGTAATGATCTATGTGGTAGTAGCTTCACTGTATTCAGTACTTCGGCATTATATGTATTTAAGTTCTGGCTACGACTTAGGTATTTTTATGCAGTCTTTGTGGACAACCGCCGAGAGAATGGGATTACTTTTTAACACTGGTGAATGGCAGGATATTGGGACATATTCCCATTTTGGTGTTCATAATAGCCCAGTGCTACTTATCCTGGTACCAATTTACAAGGTTCTTCCTTACGCTGAAACCTTGTTAATTATCCAGCCAATTGCGTTGGGTTTTGGAGCAGTTATGTTATTTAAATTTGCACGGTTTGTTCTCGATGATAGGAAAGCTTTCTATATTGCTGTTATGTACATTGTTAATCCGTTTATCCATGGAATTAATCGGTTTGACTTTCATCCCGTTAGCCTGGCAGTACCATTTATTTTTTTGATCCCATATTATTATGAGAAAAAAGAGCATGCCAAGCTCTTTCTGGTCTCGTTGGTAATTCTATCCGTGAAAGAAGATGCTGGGTTAATACTAATAAGTCTGGGGTTAATGTTTATACTGAGGAGACACAAGTTTACAGATCTGCTTAGAATCAAGAACTGGAAACACATTGTAAAGAACGATCCGTATTCTGCTCTATTGGCTCTGATGGGATTCCTCTGGATACTTTTTAGCCTGCTGGTGATTATCCCACACTACAATGGTGGTGAGTATCCATACCTTAGTGATGGGAAGCTTAAAAGATACGGAAGCCGCATTTATATTAGTAACGTGATTGTTTACTTTACTGTGGCTATTTTAAGCACAGGTTTTCTGTCTATATTGAATGTTAATACATTTTTGGCTTCACTTCCATTATGGTTTGAGTTGCTACCCTCTACTAAACCGGAAATGCTAATATTGGGATACCAATATCCTTACATGCTAATTCCAATGCTTTTCATACTTTCAGTTTATAACCTAAAGGACGTCAAAAGCTTTAGATTAAATATTGGTTTTTCAACCAATAATAGAGAGAAGCGTTATAACTTTGAGATCACCTTGAAAAAAATTGTCGCAATGACAATTGTGGTTACGCTAATATTCTCGCCAATGTTCCATGTAGTTGATGTTTCTCCATATGTCAGGGGTAAGTCTTTTTACGAACTGGGGGCTCTTTATCGTGAGTGGGGACCATATTTTAATGTATTGGATAACATTGTAATGCAGTTATCTGAAACAGACTGTATAGTAACGACCCAGAATATGGTATTTCCACATCTTGCTAATAGGGTACATACGTATTATATTGTAACGCCTTTTGAATCTGTGTATGTGCCCAACGGCTCTGTTGTGCTGGTAGTTAGATCTCTCCCGGATTATAATATTACAATGGAATACTTTCATAATTACACTGCTCTTCACAATGTCTCATACACCCTACTTGATGCCAATGCGATTATGTTATCCTGCTACAACAAAACCGGGGACAACTATACGAAATTTATTAATTGTATTGACAACAAAGTGGAGACGGTCATACATCAATGCTCAGGGGATATGCGATGA
- a CDS encoding HTH domain-containing protein — protein MNLTVTMLLDDRDDMKKGILADYAHGKNKEDAISKTMDKINRLLPKNARVVDFEVGTYTTPVTRRTYAVVVVVYNAPPSEKPLNEFTIKERRELLARILETFNHNPRVLNISEIARMFGVSRDSIYYDIEQILKEKKKGRISR, from the coding sequence ATGAACCTCACGGTAACAATGTTGCTGGACGACCGGGATGATATGAAAAAAGGTATCCTTGCAGACTACGCCCACGGAAAAAACAAGGAAGACGCCATAAGCAAGACAATGGACAAGATCAACAGGCTCCTCCCGAAGAACGCCAGGGTCGTTGACTTCGAGGTAGGTACATATACAACCCCCGTGACCAGGAGAACCTACGCCGTCGTGGTCGTGGTCTACAACGCGCCCCCCTCTGAGAAGCCCCTCAACGAGTTCACAATAAAGGAGCGCAGGGAGCTCCTGGCGAGAATTCTGGAGACGTTCAACCACAACCCCCGCGTCCTCAACATCTCCGAAATAGCGAGGATGTTCGGGGTCTCGAGGGACTCGATATACTACGACATCGAGCAGATACTTAAGGAGAAAAAGAAGGGACGGATCAGCCGGTAG
- a CDS encoding dihydrodipicolinate synthase family protein — MRGVVVPLVTPFNEDYSIDFPALEEHIEFLQKVGVHGIFINATTGEFTSLSLNERKLLAERGRELVKSAFYLVGTASSNTFEVVELTKHAQDIGADYVVIAPPYYCPLNDDALFAHYSTVAESTDIPIILYNIPSCANPLSVSLIKRLALEYSNISGVKETIDSVNHVRDVILEVKGERKDFMVFTGLDQHFLNTLVLGGDGGIMACANFAPEVHLALWKTFQEKRFEDAFEHARRLAKLSRVYDVASSFGSAIKLAMSLRGFSIKPILRPPYMMDGDEVRENIRKLLAEVLG, encoded by the coding sequence ATGCGCGGTGTTGTGGTGCCCCTTGTAACGCCCTTCAACGAGGACTACTCAATTGACTTCCCCGCCCTCGAGGAGCACATCGAGTTTCTCCAGAAGGTCGGCGTCCACGGGATATTCATCAACGCGACGACCGGCGAGTTCACGAGCCTGAGCCTGAACGAGCGGAAGCTCCTCGCCGAGAGGGGCAGGGAGCTGGTCAAGTCGGCGTTCTACCTGGTCGGTACGGCCTCCTCAAACACCTTCGAGGTCGTTGAGCTTACGAAGCACGCCCAGGACATAGGGGCCGACTACGTCGTGATAGCGCCCCCCTACTACTGCCCCCTGAACGACGACGCCCTGTTCGCCCACTACTCGACCGTGGCCGAGAGCACTGACATACCGATCATCCTCTACAACATCCCCTCCTGCGCCAACCCGCTCAGCGTTTCCCTCATCAAGCGCCTCGCCCTCGAGTATTCGAACATCTCCGGCGTGAAGGAGACGATTGACAGCGTCAACCATGTCCGCGACGTAATCCTCGAGGTAAAGGGCGAGAGAAAGGATTTCATGGTCTTCACAGGCCTCGACCAGCACTTCCTGAACACGCTCGTCCTGGGTGGGGACGGGGGAATAATGGCCTGCGCCAACTTCGCCCCAGAGGTTCACCTGGCCCTCTGGAAGACGTTCCAGGAAAAGAGGTTCGAGGATGCTTTTGAGCACGCCAGAAGGCTGGCAAAGCTGTCCAGGGTCTACGACGTTGCCTCATCCTTTGGCTCGGCAATAAAGCTCGCCATGTCGCTCCGCGGCTTCTCAATAAAACCCATCCTCAGGCCCCCGTACATGATGGACGGGGATGAGGTGAGGGAGAATATAAGAAAGCTGCTCGCCGAGGTGCTGGGCTGA
- a CDS encoding HEAT repeat domain-containing protein, giving the protein MPFLSFGSKKDKIKKLIEAERFDEIVSMAVKDKKALNGLIELLDDTAPGIRGDALLILGMVVEQRADVVEPHVEKIFPKAIELTRNRNPYVKENAMILSYELAHRFPDRIRDLKGTIIDDLINELSEGDKNTKGFALLLIGELGAKEAKGHVEELVSVEDKVILPFEGKKWVPLGEIAKEVLEKLS; this is encoded by the coding sequence ATGCCGTTCCTCTCCTTCGGTTCGAAGAAGGATAAAATAAAAAAGCTCATCGAAGCGGAGCGCTTTGATGAGATAGTTTCGATGGCAGTGAAGGACAAGAAGGCACTTAACGGACTCATCGAACTTCTCGACGACACTGCGCCGGGTATCAGGGGAGATGCTCTGCTGATTCTGGGAATGGTGGTTGAGCAGAGGGCAGATGTTGTCGAACCCCATGTCGAGAAGATATTCCCCAAAGCCATTGAGCTCACCAGAAACAGAAATCCCTACGTGAAGGAAAACGCCATGATCCTCTCTTACGAGCTTGCCCACAGGTTCCCGGACAGGATTAGAGACCTGAAGGGTACCATAATCGACGATCTAATCAACGAGCTCAGTGAAGGCGACAAGAACACGAAGGGGTTCGCTTTGCTACTGATTGGCGAGCTCGGGGCCAAAGAGGCAAAGGGTCACGTTGAAGAGCTCGTCAGCGTCGAGGACAAGGTTATACTCCCGTTCGAGGGCAAGAAATGGGTTCCGCTTGGGGAGATAGCCAAAGAGGTCCTTGAAAAACTTTCATGA
- a CDS encoding aconitase X catalytic domain-containing protein — protein MYLTKEEELILAGEYGYALQKAMEILVALGEIYGADRLIPIKSAQIAGVSYKNIGDAGMEFLRDFTDAGAKVSVYTTLNPAGIGDDEFMEKQREVLELYRRMGIEITSTCTPYYGANLPKFGDHIAWSESSAVSFANSILGARTNREGGPSSLAAAIVGKTPNYGLHLDENRKATVIVSVNAEVETFVDYAALGYHLGRTLGNDVPYLRRLKPERTEFLKEMGAAMAASGSIALYHVEGETPEYRTAIAEELETITVEDSDIRAVREEFRDDWADIDMILIGCPHASLGEVKEIAELLRMRGRPLRIPLFITASGAVKALADALGYTEIIERYNGRIIADVCFVVSPIKGWYSGIATNSGKSAFYFRSFGFKVRLDDAENLIREAP, from the coding sequence ATGTACCTGACTAAAGAGGAGGAGCTGATTCTGGCGGGGGAGTACGGCTACGCCCTCCAGAAGGCGATGGAGATACTCGTCGCTCTCGGTGAAATTTACGGTGCCGATAGACTCATCCCGATAAAGAGCGCCCAGATTGCAGGCGTTTCCTACAAGAACATCGGCGATGCTGGGATGGAGTTCCTGAGGGACTTCACCGACGCCGGCGCAAAGGTCAGCGTCTACACGACCCTCAACCCCGCGGGCATAGGCGACGATGAATTCATGGAGAAACAGAGGGAAGTTCTCGAGCTCTACAGGAGGATGGGAATCGAGATCACCTCAACCTGCACCCCCTACTACGGCGCGAACCTTCCGAAGTTCGGCGACCACATAGCATGGAGCGAAAGCTCGGCCGTCAGCTTCGCCAACTCCATCCTGGGCGCAAGGACGAACAGAGAAGGCGGCCCCTCAAGCCTGGCCGCCGCTATAGTCGGCAAGACCCCCAACTACGGCCTCCACCTGGACGAGAACAGGAAAGCGACGGTGATTGTCAGCGTTAACGCGGAGGTGGAGACCTTCGTTGACTACGCGGCCCTCGGCTACCACCTGGGCAGGACGCTCGGCAACGATGTGCCCTACCTCAGGAGGCTGAAACCCGAGAGAACCGAGTTCCTCAAGGAGATGGGGGCGGCGATGGCAGCGAGCGGGTCGATAGCACTCTACCACGTGGAGGGCGAGACCCCAGAGTACCGCACCGCAATAGCGGAGGAACTTGAGACGATAACCGTTGAGGATTCCGATATTAGGGCCGTACGGGAGGAGTTCAGGGACGACTGGGCGGACATAGACATGATCCTCATCGGCTGTCCCCACGCGTCCCTCGGCGAGGTGAAGGAGATTGCGGAGCTCCTCAGGATGCGCGGGAGGCCCCTCAGGATACCCCTGTTCATCACGGCAAGCGGCGCTGTCAAGGCTTTGGCCGATGCCCTCGGCTACACGGAGATAATAGAGCGCTACAACGGGAGAATAATAGCGGACGTCTGCTTCGTTGTCTCCCCGATAAAGGGATGGTATTCGGGTATAGCAACCAACAGCGGAAAATCCGCGTTTTACTTCCGCTCATTCGGTTTCAAGGTCAGGCTTGACGATGCAGAGAACCTGATAAGGGAGGCGCCGTGA
- a CDS encoding DUF126 domain-containing protein: MKLRGRKIVGGKAEGELIVSRKALSFLGGVDPETGIVTDAESDIRGQSIAGKILAFPRGKGSTVGSYVIYALKKNGKAPKAIIVGEAETIVATGAIIAGIPMVDGIDVSRLRSGERVKVDADSGEVEVPEPGE; the protein is encoded by the coding sequence ATGAAGCTCAGGGGAAGGAAGATAGTTGGGGGAAAGGCAGAGGGGGAGCTGATAGTTTCCAGGAAAGCCCTTTCGTTCCTCGGCGGCGTTGACCCCGAAACGGGCATCGTCACCGATGCGGAGAGCGACATAAGGGGGCAGAGCATAGCCGGGAAGATACTCGCGTTCCCCCGCGGGAAGGGCTCGACGGTCGGTTCCTACGTCATCTACGCCCTGAAAAAGAACGGGAAGGCACCGAAGGCAATAATCGTTGGTGAAGCGGAGACCATAGTCGCGACGGGTGCAATAATAGCCGGCATCCCCATGGTCGATGGCATCGACGTTTCGAGACTGAGGAGCGGGGAGCGAGTTAAGGTCGATGCGGACTCCGGGGAGGTGGAGGTTCCCGAACCCGGGGAGTAG
- a CDS encoding class III signal peptide-containing protein — MKRKAQGAIEYLFMIAAALVIVLIVWRQLKNRGQSASDIADTAEQQISEELNSEIGS; from the coding sequence ATGAAGAGGAAGGCCCAGGGTGCGATTGAGTACCTGTTTATGATCGCCGCTGCCCTGGTTATAGTTCTCATTGTCTGGAGGCAGCTCAAGAACAGGGGGCAGAGCGCTAGCGACATAGCTGACACTGCAGAGCAGCAGATAAGTGAGGAACTCAACAGTGAGATCGGTAGCTGA
- a CDS encoding glycosyltransferase family 39 protein, with the protein MNRKYYLPAILMILAGYIVLRTMSISQMNEYIDYDEGTYLLIARLINQGYLPYRDIFAVHPPLYYYILALWLRVFGDSYIVGRMLSVVAGGVSIALAYKIGSELRDEKLGTLFALALVLDPTILRVNRLVLHDTFVELFVISSMYYFVRYKKTRLIKYAYLSLALAGIGSAIKFTIIPYIVALYIVFVLMLLGEKSWEYIESGLRTVLSSSQILVVMALYLLLAAAFVSLRMAWPSWFTEKILVLLGVHPFSLVGHKYVGGLIVVAWAFLTIYVFSCRYVGKLVHITRETMGHLKPAAYLLLSLLIPKAVVELLLGYGVSTDYLNQTYLLQSSRYFSFAALFQLSSSVINTFYSGVQERASVFVPMFFLTAVILVLLLRRNQLKRDSAVSLLFLLNFVMYLLLFPIIPNLRFLIPLILVFYLFALDVIMSAGSMVNFRNLMVFGTVFLLLMSMTDYGLLINAPHGNLELPMSIHSKSLRDGADAYLKSHPCNVAYSINPMNAYYLDLNVPPWFVDSFGLLYMAEYPSDQLVEELKKIGVDCIVLGTWMDKISDRNSDLNTLYSPIKSFALVNGTPIFSGSYSNGDLILVSRIDYPARMLTPESGEGKLWLLDGIHEAFEVYPIVSNQSFNFSMVLERLEGDSFLVRWYNEDGAYVAATAVANASGFIISLKNDTAQLVVTFSGIAIDDNGNLPNPDTREDALNIYVGTEKFRMVGKELHYTSRGRVLVRGKLLEITKVTRSVRS; encoded by the coding sequence ATGAATAGGAAGTACTATCTTCCAGCAATTTTAATGATTTTGGCGGGTTATATTGTATTGCGGACTATGAGTATCAGTCAGATGAACGAATACATCGACTACGATGAAGGCACCTACCTTTTAATAGCCAGACTTATCAACCAGGGATACCTTCCATACAGGGATATCTTTGCCGTTCATCCTCCCCTCTACTACTACATCCTGGCTTTATGGCTGCGTGTTTTTGGGGATAGCTACATCGTTGGACGGATGCTTTCGGTGGTGGCAGGGGGAGTTTCCATCGCCCTGGCGTATAAAATTGGGAGCGAGCTTAGGGACGAAAAACTGGGAACACTGTTCGCGCTTGCTTTGGTTCTTGACCCAACGATACTTCGCGTCAATCGATTGGTTCTGCACGATACCTTTGTGGAACTTTTCGTGATTTCTTCAATGTATTATTTTGTCAGATATAAAAAGACCCGCTTGATTAAATACGCCTATCTCTCCCTTGCCTTGGCTGGGATTGGAAGCGCCATCAAGTTCACGATTATACCGTATATTGTGGCCCTGTACATTGTGTTCGTGCTTATGCTGCTGGGGGAAAAATCCTGGGAGTACATCGAATCCGGCCTTCGGACGGTCCTTTCCAGCTCTCAGATCCTCGTTGTCATGGCGCTATACCTGCTCCTTGCCGCTGCATTCGTCTCGCTCCGAATGGCCTGGCCTTCGTGGTTTACCGAGAAAATCCTCGTGCTCCTGGGGGTACATCCGTTTTCTCTAGTGGGGCATAAATACGTTGGAGGGCTCATCGTCGTTGCATGGGCATTCCTGACGATTTACGTATTCAGCTGTAGATATGTTGGGAAGTTGGTGCATATAACCCGGGAGACGATGGGGCACTTAAAACCTGCGGCGTACCTGCTGCTTTCTCTCCTGATCCCCAAGGCGGTGGTTGAGCTCCTGCTTGGATACGGGGTGTCTACCGATTACCTAAACCAGACATACCTTCTCCAGAGCAGCAGGTACTTCTCGTTCGCCGCTCTCTTCCAGCTCTCCAGCAGTGTTATTAATACATTCTATTCCGGCGTTCAGGAACGTGCATCGGTCTTCGTTCCGATGTTTTTCCTAACCGCTGTCATCCTAGTGCTGCTGCTCAGGAGAAATCAGCTTAAACGGGATAGTGCCGTCTCACTCCTGTTTCTGTTGAATTTCGTGATGTATCTGCTGCTGTTCCCAATAATCCCCAACCTTAGGTTTTTGATCCCTCTCATCCTGGTGTTTTATCTGTTTGCCCTTGATGTGATAATGTCCGCCGGTTCGATGGTCAACTTTAGGAACCTCATGGTGTTTGGAACAGTGTTTCTCCTGCTTATGTCCATGACCGACTATGGACTCCTCATCAACGCCCCCCACGGCAACCTGGAACTCCCCATGAGCATTCACTCAAAATCCCTGAGAGACGGTGCTGATGCTTACCTTAAGTCCCATCCGTGCAATGTGGCATATTCAATAAACCCGATGAACGCTTATTATCTGGATCTCAATGTTCCGCCGTGGTTCGTTGACTCATTTGGGTTGCTGTACATGGCTGAATACCCTTCAGACCAGCTGGTGGAAGAGCTTAAAAAAATCGGCGTGGATTGCATCGTACTGGGTACCTGGATGGATAAGATCTCGGATAGAAACTCTGACTTAAATACGCTCTACTCCCCGATCAAATCGTTTGCATTGGTAAATGGAACCCCCATCTTTTCGGGCTCTTATTCGAATGGGGATTTAATCCTGGTATCCCGGATTGACTATCCTGCGAGGATGCTCACCCCTGAATCGGGGGAAGGAAAATTATGGCTCCTGGATGGAATACACGAGGCCTTTGAGGTTTATCCAATTGTCTCGAACCAGAGCTTTAATTTCAGCATGGTTCTGGAAAGGCTAGAGGGGGATAGTTTTCTTGTTAGATGGTATAACGAAGATGGTGCTTATGTGGCTGCTACCGCTGTGGCGAATGCCAGTGGCTTCATAATCTCTCTTAAAAATGACACCGCTCAGCTTGTCGTGACGTTTTCTGGGATTGCCATAGATGATAATGGAAACCTCCCCAATCCCGACACGCGTGAGGATGCCTTGAATATATACGTTGGTACCGAGAAATTCCGGATGGTCGGGAAAGAACTGCACTACACCTCAAGGGGTCGGGTTCTTGTGAGGGGCAAACTCCTGGAGATTACCAAGGTCACCCGTTCTGTCCGTTCATAG
- a CDS encoding pro-sigmaK processing inhibitor BofA family protein, whose product MIAELLFLFFLLLAIMLVVKVGFGIVKYLVANAVIGLIILWFTNWIGISDVPLTALNVLVVAIGGILGVIALIIVYWF is encoded by the coding sequence ATGATAGCGGAGTTGCTGTTCCTGTTTTTCCTGCTCCTGGCCATCATGCTGGTGGTCAAGGTGGGCTTTGGCATAGTCAAGTACCTTGTGGCCAACGCCGTAATAGGCCTGATAATTCTGTGGTTCACGAACTGGATAGGAATATCGGACGTGCCGCTGACGGCGCTGAACGTTCTGGTGGTAGCCATAGGCGGAATCCTGGGCGTCATAGCCCTGATAATAGTCTACTGGTTCTAA